DNA from Streptomyces rishiriensis:
CTTCGGGGTGCCCGCGTCGACGCCGAGGGCGGCCAGGGCACGGGTGACGGCACCGGCCGAGGCGGTGACCGTACGGTCCGGGGAGGGTTGGTAGGAGGTGGCGACGCCGTGCAGGGCGGCGAGCCGGGCGAGCTCCTCTCCGGGGGGCGCGGTCATCTAGGGCCTCGTGGAGTCGGAGTCCGCGACGGCGAACGGCGGCTCGCTGGTCAGGGGCTCGGCGTCGGGCAGCGGGGGTTCGCTGGTCAGCGGCAGTTCGGCGTAGGCGCCCTCGGCGCTGAAGGCGCAGAGGCAGGGGTTCTCGAGCTCGACGGCGGTGGCGGCGGAGTGCTCCGCCAGGCGTTTGGAGCGGGCCGGTGCGATCACGGTGGCCTCCTCATCAGTACGGCATCGGTTACCCCCAGCCCTACCCAGTGGACGCGGGGACAGACGTCCTCACGTCATTACACGCCGCCACCCCCTCCCGCGGCCCGCGCCGACACGACGGACCGGCGCGCCGGAACCAGGACGGACGACGCCGCACGCCGAGCAAGCCCGCCCTGCGCGAGGCAGCTCCGGCCCCGCCCGCCCGATCGCGCCAGGCCGTAACCGCGCCGCAGACGACGCGCGTGACGGCAGGCACGACTCGGCTCACGGCCCACGGCCCACGGCCCACGGGATGAGTACGGGGACGGCACCGGCACGCCGCTTCGGATCCGGGGGCACAGGGAACCCCCTGAAGCCCGTCACCGCGGGTACGTCACCGCGGGTCCGTCACCGCGGGTCCGTCACCTCCGGCCGGGGCCGCTCGTGACGCGATGTGCGGACGCGGGCGGGCGGGCGCCGCCCGCCATGCGAAGACCCGGATCGTCAGGCGCTGATGCCGTCGATCCGGGCCAGTGCGTCGTCCGCGCCGAACGGCTGCAAGTAGGGCAGCCAGCGCGGGTCCCTGTGCCCGGTACCGATGATGCGCCAGGCGAGTCCGGAGGGCGGCGCGGGTTTGTGGCGCAGCCGCCAGCCGATCTCGACGAGGTGCCGGTCGGCCTTGACGTGGTTGCAGCGGCGGCAGGACGCCACGACGTTGTCCCACACGTGCTTGCCCCCGCGACTGCGCGGGATGACGTGGTCGACGCTGGTTGCGACGCCACCGCAGTACATGCACCGGCCCCCGTCCCGGGCGAAGAGCGCCCGCCGGGTCAGAGGAACGGGCCCCCGATAGGGAACCCGGACGAATCGCTTGAGCCGGACCACGCTGGGTGCGGGGACTGTGACGGTCGCGCTGTGCAGGAAGGCGCCGGATTCCTCGAGGGAGATCGCCTTGTTCTCCAGGACGAGGACGAGCGCACGGCGGAGCGGTACGACGCCGAGCGGCTCGTACGACGCGTTGAGGACCAGGACATGCGGCACGGATGCCTCCTTGGGCGTCGGCGGCGCGTGGCTCGCGCCGGGACGATCTGTGGTCAGTGTCCCCTCTTGCCTGGTGGACGCGCCACCATGTCCCGGTAACGGGCTGGGAGTGTTTTCGACCACACCTGATGTCTCCCCCGGATCATGGCCTGTTCAAGCCCAGGTGAGGACTGTCTCTCCTTCACGGAACTCGCCGAACCACACACAATGCCCCGTTAGTGTGGTGGTTCTGCCCGTTCGGTGACCTTTCCGTGACCTTGCAGCGCGTGTCGCCCTTGACCGCCGCGCCGAATGGAGCAGTGCAGCACCTGGAGGTTCCTGCCGTGTCCTTGCCCGCCGTCCTACTGGCCGCCGACGCGTCACCGTCCCCGACTCCCTCGGAGTCGCCGACCGCGGTGACCGTCCCGTCCCTCCAGGACGCCCAGGAGAGCGCGACGAACGCGGCCAGCTGGGTCGAGCAGAACTGGTCGACCTGGCTGGCGATCGGTCTGCGCGTCCTGCTGATCCTGGTGATCGCGGTGGTGCTGAGAGTGGTGGTGCAGCGGGCGATCACCAAGCTGATCGACCGGATGAACCGCACCGTCTCCTCGGTGGACGGCACGGCGCTGGGCGGGCTGCTGGTCAACAACGAGCGGCGGCGTCAGCGCTCACAGGCGATCGGCTCGGTGCTGC
Protein-coding regions in this window:
- a CDS encoding HNH endonuclease gives rise to the protein MPHVLVLNASYEPLGVVPLRRALVLVLENKAISLEESGAFLHSATVTVPAPSVVRLKRFVRVPYRGPVPLTRRALFARDGGRCMYCGGVATSVDHVIPRSRGGKHVWDNVVASCRRCNHVKADRHLVEIGWRLRHKPAPPSGLAWRIIGTGHRDPRWLPYLQPFGADDALARIDGISA